A genomic window from Desulfobotulus mexicanus includes:
- a CDS encoding ATP-binding protein — translation MKKLPIGIQSFEAIRSEPHYYVDKTFFIKKLMDTGKYYFLSRPRRFGKSLFLDTLRQAFLGKKEYFKGLFLENKWDWNISYPVIRISFGSGVFRSLEELRTKIDSILMDIKNEFQIEYEKTAVNDRLMEAIVKITRKTGLNVVILVDEYDKPILDCIENKELAIKIREELKNLYSVFKDADAHLKFVFITGVSKFSKVSLFSGLNNLNDITLDARHSHICGYTHDEVEEVFQDQMISVNREKFRAWYNGYAWLGEKVYNPFDVLLFFDKKEFQPYWFETATPTFLIQLMGKQQYFVPSMEDIVLGRELIGSLDVDMIYVENLLFQTGYLTIKEKMPGEGMIRFRMGYPNLEVKYSLTNYFLNYLVQDYRKKEIIRSSLYTCFEQEKPETMKDLFQSFFASIPHDWYRKNQLAGYEGYYASIFYCYFAASGFDVKAEDATSHGRMDMSVFYKDTVYIFEFKVIENSTKGTAMEQLHKKQYHRKYTKEGTCIYLIAVEFSEKERNIKNFTVEKPAIP, via the coding sequence ATGAAAAAACTTCCCATTGGTATCCAGAGCTTTGAAGCCATACGTTCGGAACCCCATTACTATGTGGACAAAACCTTTTTCATAAAAAAACTAATGGATACTGGAAAATACTATTTCCTTTCAAGACCCAGACGCTTTGGCAAAAGTCTTTTTCTGGACACCCTCAGGCAGGCCTTCCTTGGAAAAAAAGAATACTTTAAAGGACTTTTCCTTGAAAACAAATGGGACTGGAACATTTCTTATCCCGTCATCCGCATCAGCTTCGGCTCCGGTGTTTTTAGATCATTAGAAGAACTAAGAACAAAAATCGATTCCATTCTCATGGATATCAAAAATGAATTTCAAATCGAATATGAAAAAACAGCCGTCAACGACCGCCTCATGGAAGCAATTGTCAAAATTACCCGAAAAACCGGCCTGAATGTGGTCATTCTGGTGGATGAATACGACAAACCCATCCTGGACTGCATTGAAAACAAAGAACTTGCCATAAAAATCCGGGAAGAACTCAAAAACCTATACTCTGTTTTCAAGGATGCGGACGCCCACTTAAAGTTTGTTTTCATTACAGGAGTCAGCAAATTCTCCAAGGTTTCCCTTTTCAGCGGACTGAATAACCTCAATGATATCACCCTGGATGCCCGGCACAGCCATATATGCGGCTACACCCATGATGAAGTGGAAGAGGTATTCCAAGATCAGATGATTTCTGTAAACAGAGAAAAATTCAGGGCCTGGTACAACGGCTATGCCTGGCTGGGGGAAAAGGTGTACAACCCCTTTGATGTGCTCCTTTTTTTCGACAAAAAGGAGTTTCAGCCCTACTGGTTTGAAACGGCAACCCCCACCTTCCTCATTCAGCTCATGGGAAAGCAGCAGTATTTTGTTCCTTCCATGGAAGACATCGTGCTGGGAAGAGAGCTCATCGGCTCCCTTGATGTGGACATGATCTATGTGGAAAACCTGCTCTTTCAGACGGGATATCTCACCATCAAGGAAAAAATGCCCGGAGAAGGCATGATCCGCTTCAGGATGGGATACCCCAACCTTGAGGTCAAATACAGCCTCACCAATTATTTTTTAAACTATCTGGTTCAGGACTACCGAAAAAAAGAAATCATCCGCAGCAGCCTCTACACCTGTTTTGAACAGGAAAAGCCAGAAACCATGAAGGATCTGTTCCAGAGCTTTTTTGCATCCATCCCCCACGACTGGTACAGAAAAAACCAGCTGGCTGGCTATGAAGGATACTATGCCAGCATTTTCTACTGCTACTTTGCCGCATCAGGATTTGATGTGAAGGCAGAAGATGCCACAAGTCATGGACGCATGGACATGAGTGTTTTTTACAAAGATACCGTGTATATTTTTGAATTCAAGGTGATAGAAAACAGCACCAAAGGCACTGCCATGGAACAGCTCCATAAAAAACAGTACCACCGCAAATACACCAAAGAGGGCACCTGCATCTATCTCATTGCCGTGGAGTTTTCTGAAAAAGAGCGCAACATCAAAAATTTCACCGTGGAAAAACCAGCAATTCCATGA
- a CDS encoding CoB--CoM heterodisulfide reductase iron-sulfur subunit A family protein — translation MTLEQSAPAGSILVVGGGISGLTTALEAAEVGYDVYIVEKTASLGGRVAQLNQYFPKLCPPTCGLEINYKRIRDNARIKVLTLAEVESVTGTPGAYSVQVKVNPRYVNENCTCCGECGTACASEIDNAFDFGMSKTKGAYLPHGMAFPQRYVIAPEIIGTDDAAKAAEACKYGAVDLAMQPKTLNLMVGSVVWATGWQPYDAAKIDNLGFGRYPDIITNMMLERMASKNGPTEGKIVRPSDGKAPETVAFVQCAGSRDENHLSYCSYICCMASLKHATYLRSQYPDAEVYIYYIDLRAPGYRYEKFYKMLKDDPKVFFIKGKVAEVAEEDGKILVTAENAVTGEKSSRAVDMAVLATGMEPSLAGAKPKADLVFTEDGFIVNDYTRGGQFACGCANKPADVVSSNQNATGMALKAIQTLVKR, via the coding sequence ATGACGTTGGAACAATCAGCCCCTGCTGGCAGCATTTTGGTAGTCGGGGGGGGGATCAGCGGTCTTACCACGGCCCTCGAAGCCGCCGAAGTCGGCTATGACGTGTACATTGTGGAAAAAACAGCTTCACTGGGCGGACGTGTAGCTCAGCTGAATCAGTATTTTCCGAAACTCTGTCCACCGACCTGTGGCCTTGAAATCAATTACAAAAGAATTCGTGACAATGCCCGTATCAAGGTTCTGACCCTTGCTGAGGTGGAAAGCGTAACCGGTACGCCCGGTGCTTATTCCGTTCAGGTCAAGGTGAACCCCCGCTATGTCAATGAAAACTGTACCTGCTGTGGAGAATGCGGCACAGCCTGCGCATCGGAAATTGATAATGCCTTTGATTTTGGCATGTCCAAAACCAAGGGAGCTTATCTTCCCCATGGTATGGCTTTTCCCCAGCGCTATGTAATAGCGCCGGAAATCATCGGAACCGATGATGCAGCCAAGGCGGCGGAAGCCTGTAAGTATGGTGCCGTGGACCTTGCCATGCAGCCGAAAACCCTGAACCTGATGGTAGGTTCCGTTGTATGGGCCACGGGCTGGCAGCCCTATGATGCTGCAAAAATTGATAATCTCGGTTTTGGCCGTTACCCCGACATCATCACAAACATGATGCTGGAGCGCATGGCGTCTAAAAACGGTCCTACGGAAGGCAAGATTGTCCGTCCTTCCGACGGAAAGGCTCCCGAGACAGTTGCCTTTGTTCAGTGTGCAGGCTCAAGGGATGAAAATCACCTGTCCTACTGCTCTTATATCTGCTGCATGGCTTCCCTCAAGCATGCCACCTATCTCCGCAGCCAGTATCCCGATGCGGAAGTCTACATCTATTATATTGATCTGCGGGCTCCCGGCTATCGTTATGAGAAGTTTTACAAGATGCTAAAAGATGATCCCAAGGTCTTTTTCATCAAGGGCAAGGTAGCGGAAGTGGCTGAAGAGGACGGCAAAATTCTTGTCACCGCTGAGAATGCCGTGACCGGTGAGAAAAGCAGCCGCGCTGTGGATATGGCCGTACTTGCCACGGGCATGGAGCCCAGTCTGGCGGGTGCGAAACCCAAGGCGGATCTGGTATTCACCGAAGATGGCTTCATTGTGAATGATTATACCAGGGGTGGTCAGTTCGCCTGTGGCTGTGCCAACAAGCCGGCGGACGTGGTCTCCAGCAACCAGAATGCAACGGGTATGGCGCTCAAGGCGATTCAAACCCTGGTGAAGCGGTAG
- the qmoC gene encoding quinone-interacting membrane-bound oxidoreductase complex subunit QmoC, which produces MTQKYMVEPDLGFINEVVGLGGDTLKKCFQCATCSVACPISPEEKPFPRKEMIAASWGLKDKLVGSSDIWLCHQCGDCSTMCPRGAAPGDVLGAIRSYAISEYAQPKFIGKMVNDRSKLGILTAVPAAIFAFFAFLTVFGHGFFAKIFGGEMWYHTHDGLPVPGIAASNFISSWFVDIVFVPLALAVVIVFGLGLKRFVADMHANAILEGKTRRTDLDWVEYAKSIWQILPTIGKHRKFSECGENRERATAHMMVLFSFIGLAIVTGLVFIGVYFLHQATPYSQLNPIKWVANVSGVALIIGIALMMKNRLARKDQKSAYKDWYILGVIMVVAVTGMFTQMFRLGGVAFLSYLSYYIHLIAIFHLFAYLPFSKMAHLVYRTAAMGYQAYSGRK; this is translated from the coding sequence ATGACACAGAAATATATGGTAGAGCCGGATTTAGGCTTTATCAACGAGGTGGTGGGCCTCGGCGGGGATACCCTGAAAAAGTGCTTTCAGTGTGCCACCTGTTCCGTAGCCTGTCCCATATCCCCGGAGGAAAAGCCTTTTCCCAGAAAGGAAATGATAGCTGCTTCCTGGGGCTTGAAGGATAAACTGGTTGGCAGTTCTGATATCTGGCTTTGCCACCAGTGCGGAGATTGCAGCACCATGTGCCCGAGGGGCGCTGCACCCGGTGATGTGCTGGGAGCTATCCGTTCCTATGCCATTAGCGAGTATGCCCAGCCTAAGTTCATTGGAAAGATGGTGAATGACCGTAGCAAGCTTGGTATTCTGACGGCTGTTCCCGCTGCTATTTTTGCTTTCTTTGCTTTCCTGACGGTATTTGGTCATGGGTTTTTTGCAAAGATCTTTGGCGGAGAAATGTGGTATCATACCCATGATGGTCTTCCCGTTCCGGGCATTGCTGCTTCCAACTTTATCTCCAGCTGGTTTGTGGATATTGTTTTTGTTCCTCTTGCTCTGGCTGTTGTGATTGTTTTTGGTCTGGGTTTAAAACGCTTTGTGGCGGACATGCACGCCAATGCCATCCTTGAAGGAAAAACCAGAAGGACGGATCTGGACTGGGTGGAATATGCAAAGTCCATCTGGCAGATACTGCCCACCATCGGCAAGCACAGGAAGTTTTCCGAGTGCGGTGAGAACCGTGAGCGGGCAACGGCCCATATGATGGTGCTTTTCTCCTTCATTGGCCTTGCCATTGTAACGGGTCTTGTTTTCATCGGTGTTTACTTTCTGCATCAGGCAACGCCCTACAGCCAGCTTAACCCCATCAAGTGGGTGGCTAATGTTTCCGGTGTGGCCCTGATCATTGGTATTGCACTGATGATGAAAAACCGTCTGGCCAGAAAGGATCAGAAATCCGCCTATAAAGACTGGTATATTCTGGGCGTGATAATGGTTGTTGCCGTGACGGGGATGTTTACCCAGATGTTCCGTCTGGGGGGCGTGGCTTTCCTGAGCTATCTTTCCTATTACATCCACCTCATTGCCATTTTTCATCTCTTTGCCTATCTTCCCTTTTCCAAGATGGCCCATCTGGTTTACCGGACGGCTGCCATGGGATATCAGGCATACAGCGGACGGAAGTAA
- the rplU gene encoding 50S ribosomal protein L21 yields MTYAVVATGGKQYKVVEGETLRVEKIAGEVGTEVVLDSVLLARIEDALKIGQPILEGAAVHATIVEQDKAKKVLVFKYKRRKRYRRMQGHRQPYTSLRINRIEA; encoded by the coding sequence ATGACGTATGCTGTGGTTGCAACGGGCGGCAAGCAGTACAAGGTAGTTGAAGGGGAAACCCTCAGGGTTGAGAAAATTGCCGGAGAGGTTGGTACCGAAGTCGTGCTGGATTCTGTTCTGCTTGCCAGGATTGAGGATGCACTGAAAATCGGTCAGCCCATCCTTGAAGGTGCAGCGGTTCACGCCACCATCGTGGAGCAGGATAAAGCCAAAAAAGTGCTGGTTTTCAAGTATAAGCGGAGAAAGCGTTACCGCAGGATGCAGGGGCATCGTCAGCCCTATACCTCACTGCGTATTAACCGCATTGAAGCCTGA
- a CDS encoding YkgJ family cysteine cluster protein, with protein MNENSSGSLQPIAPDQLLCFDCHAGQPCFNQCCRDISQFLYPYDILRLKKNLNIKTSDFLASYCTIHDGESSGLPVVSLKLDESNQHACPFLGENGCCVYEDRPAACRIFPLARGLVRDRATGSLQAHYARIPDPVCKGFESKKNNTLKEWIASQEMEIYDRMNDAMMPLISLKNRLMPGALQPEQRHIFILGCYNLDDFRKAVYESGELQGIFPHQRLTGAENSEEELLLLAMDWVRHRLFGTAL; from the coding sequence ATGAATGAAAACTCCAGCGGCAGCCTGCAGCCCATCGCTCCTGACCAGCTCCTGTGTTTTGACTGCCACGCAGGACAGCCCTGCTTCAACCAGTGCTGCCGTGACATAAGCCAGTTTCTCTATCCATATGACATTCTCCGCCTCAAAAAAAATCTCAATATAAAGACGTCTGATTTCCTTGCAAGCTACTGCACCATCCATGACGGAGAAAGCAGCGGCCTTCCGGTTGTTTCCCTCAAGCTGGACGAGTCCAATCAACATGCCTGCCCCTTTCTTGGGGAAAATGGCTGCTGCGTATACGAAGACCGCCCGGCAGCCTGCAGAATATTCCCCCTTGCACGGGGGCTGGTGCGTGACAGGGCAACAGGAAGCCTTCAGGCCCACTATGCCCGTATTCCTGACCCTGTGTGCAAAGGCTTTGAATCCAAAAAAAACAATACACTCAAAGAATGGATTGCAAGCCAGGAAATGGAAATCTATGACAGAATGAATGATGCCATGATGCCCCTGATCAGCCTGAAAAACCGGCTGATGCCCGGTGCTCTCCAGCCGGAGCAGAGACATATTTTCATACTGGGCTGCTACAACCTCGATGACTTCCGCAAGGCAGTCTATGAAAGCGGAGAGCTGCAGGGAATTTTCCCGCATCAGCGGCTGACTGGCGCAGAAAACAGCGAGGAAGAACTCCTGCTGCTAGCCATGGACTGGGTCCGCCACCGCCTCTTTGGCACAGCTCTTTAA
- a CDS encoding SDR family NAD(P)-dependent oxidoreductase produces MNLKGKVALVPGSVRGIGKAIALDLATRGASLALTRFDWPENFHEMEADFARIGTPFRIFNIDLRSTGAITGLIQEIHSHFGRLDILINNIERGGMPVVHGKYTEKQWDLEQETTLRAKQWLAEAALPLLKASGEGCLINISSIAALTGRSGPAGLLFNEGYAAANRGISILTETWARMGAPEVRVNELMLGLVETRHGPKTRGWGLLSPEQQKALTDHTLLARTGLLEDVVRAVRFLVMDAPFMTGSILRLDGGYILGGDRVPPMPIGVE; encoded by the coding sequence ATGAACCTGAAAGGAAAAGTTGCCCTTGTTCCCGGCTCGGTACGGGGGATCGGCAAAGCCATTGCCCTGGATCTTGCCACCCGGGGAGCTTCCCTGGCTCTGACCCGCTTTGACTGGCCCGAAAACTTCCATGAGATGGAGGCGGACTTTGCCAGGATCGGCACTCCTTTTCGGATTTTTAACATTGACCTGCGCAGTACTGGTGCCATTACTGGTCTCATACAGGAAATTCATTCCCACTTCGGCCGACTGGATATTCTCATCAACAATATCGAGCGGGGCGGTATGCCAGTAGTACATGGAAAATACACAGAAAAGCAGTGGGATCTGGAACAGGAAACCACCCTTCGGGCCAAGCAGTGGCTGGCAGAAGCGGCCCTTCCCCTGCTCAAAGCTTCCGGAGAAGGCTGCCTGATCAACATCTCTTCCATTGCAGCCCTCACTGGACGTTCGGGACCGGCAGGCCTGCTATTCAATGAGGGCTATGCTGCGGCAAACCGGGGAATCTCCATCCTCACGGAAACCTGGGCCAGAATGGGAGCGCCTGAGGTACGGGTCAATGAGCTTATGCTTGGCCTTGTGGAAACCCGCCACGGACCCAAAACCAGAGGATGGGGACTACTAAGCCCGGAACAGCAGAAAGCCCTCACAGACCACACCCTTCTGGCCCGCACAGGCCTGCTGGAAGACGTGGTCCGGGCTGTCCGCTTTCTTGTTATGGATGCCCCCTTCATGACCGGCAGCATCCTGCGCCTTGACGGCGGTTATATCCTTGGCGGAGACAGGGTTCCACCAATGCCCATAGGCGTGGAGTAG
- the aprA gene encoding adenylyl-sulfate reductase subunit alpha → MALPNQPAGELKCVENPEIIEKEVDILLVGGGMANCGAAFEIKKWADDNTSILLVDKAALERSGAVAQGLSAINTYIGDNKVDDYVRMVRNDLMGIVREDLIFNLGRHVDDSVHLFEEWGLPIWKKDAENKNLDGKKGLKIGLLKDGAKPVRTGKWQIMINGESYKRIVAEAAKKALGEENILERVFIVELLRDKNDPTRIAGAVGFSTRENKVYYIKCNTMLVACGGAVNIYQPRSVGEGKGRAWYPVWNAGSTYTMALRAGAELSMMENRFTPARFKDGYGPVGAWFLLFKAHLENSLGENYAASQDAKDELAKYAPYGTAPITPTCLRNHLLMNEVRNGRGPIMMVTSKALQKLGETMDKKELKHLEAEAWEDFLDMTCGQANLWCATNTEPEKKDSEILPTEPYLLGSHSGCCGIWVSGPNEDWVPEDYKWGDNGVIYNQMTTVKGLFTAADGIGCSGHKFSSGSHAEGRIAAKMMVKWVKNHADYKPEPEMTPQEAADLVWKPVKTWFAHKDYSTDKDVNPKFCKPAGMTMRLMKATNEYGGGVGSYYCLNQSSLETLMELFQMMHEDCEHLAAGDLHELMRCWEIFHRIYTVEAHTRHIMFRKETRFPGFYYRTDFMGQDDENWFCFVNSTYNKETKEWSMKKVPYHRIIPM, encoded by the coding sequence ATGGCATTGCCGAATCAGCCCGCGGGCGAACTGAAATGCGTTGAAAATCCTGAGATCATCGAGAAAGAAGTTGATATCCTTCTCGTTGGTGGTGGCATGGCTAACTGCGGTGCTGCTTTTGAAATTAAAAAATGGGCCGATGATAACACCAGTATTCTTCTGGTGGACAAGGCGGCTCTGGAGCGCTCCGGTGCCGTTGCACAGGGTCTTTCCGCCATCAATACCTATATTGGTGATAATAAGGTTGATGACTATGTGCGCATGGTCCGTAACGACCTTATGGGTATTGTTCGTGAAGACCTTATCTTCAACCTGGGCCGCCACGTGGATGACTCCGTTCATCTGTTCGAGGAGTGGGGTCTGCCCATCTGGAAAAAAGATGCCGAAAACAAGAACCTTGATGGTAAAAAAGGTCTTAAAATCGGTCTTCTGAAGGATGGTGCCAAGCCCGTACGTACCGGTAAATGGCAGATCATGATCAACGGTGAGTCCTATAAGCGCATCGTTGCTGAAGCTGCTAAAAAAGCCCTTGGCGAAGAAAACATTCTTGAGCGCGTATTCATCGTTGAACTGCTCCGTGACAAGAATGATCCCACTCGCATTGCCGGTGCCGTTGGTTTCTCCACCCGTGAGAACAAGGTATACTACATCAAGTGCAACACCATGCTGGTTGCCTGTGGTGGCGCTGTAAACATCTATCAGCCCCGCTCCGTAGGTGAAGGTAAAGGACGTGCATGGTATCCCGTATGGAATGCCGGCTCCACCTATACCATGGCTCTTCGTGCCGGTGCTGAGCTTTCCATGATGGAAAACCGCTTCACGCCTGCCCGTTTCAAGGACGGTTACGGTCCTGTTGGTGCATGGTTCCTTCTGTTCAAAGCCCATCTTGAAAACTCTCTTGGTGAAAACTATGCAGCTTCCCAGGATGCCAAGGACGAGCTGGCCAAGTACGCTCCTTACGGTACTGCGCCCATTACTCCTACCTGTCTGCGTAACCACCTTCTGATGAACGAAGTGAGGAACGGTCGTGGTCCCATCATGATGGTTACCTCCAAGGCTCTTCAGAAGCTTGGTGAAACCATGGACAAGAAGGAACTCAAGCATCTGGAAGCAGAAGCATGGGAAGACTTCCTGGATATGACCTGTGGTCAGGCTAACCTGTGGTGCGCCACCAACACCGAACCTGAGAAAAAAGATTCTGAAATTCTGCCCACAGAACCCTACCTTCTTGGTTCCCACTCCGGCTGCTGCGGTATCTGGGTTTCTGGTCCCAACGAAGACTGGGTTCCCGAAGATTACAAGTGGGGCGACAATGGTGTTATCTACAACCAGATGACCACCGTTAAAGGTCTCTTTACCGCTGCCGATGGCATTGGCTGCTCCGGTCACAAGTTCTCTTCCGGTTCCCATGCTGAAGGCCGTATTGCTGCCAAGATGATGGTAAAATGGGTTAAGAACCATGCTGATTATAAGCCTGAGCCAGAAATGACACCTCAGGAAGCAGCAGATCTTGTATGGAAGCCCGTTAAAACCTGGTTTGCACACAAAGATTATTCCACAGACAAAGACGTCAACCCCAAATTCTGCAAGCCTGCGGGTATGACCATGCGTCTGATGAAAGCCACCAACGAGTATGGTGGTGGTGTTGGATCTTACTACTGCCTCAATCAGTCTTCTCTTGAGACCCTGATGGAACTCTTCCAGATGATGCACGAAGACTGTGAGCATCTGGCGGCTGGTGACCTTCACGAACTGATGCGCTGCTGGGAAATCTTCCACCGTATTTATACGGTAGAAGCCCATACACGCCACATCATGTTCCGTAAGGAAACCCGTTTCCCCGGCTTCTACTACAGAACAGACTTCATGGGTCAGGACGATGAGAACTGGTTCTGCTTTGTTAACTCCACGTACAATAAAGAAACCAAAGAGTGGAGCATGAAGAAAGTTCCTTATCACCGCATCATCCCGATGTAA
- a CDS encoding FAD-dependent oxidoreductase yields MQKKYGVYICTGCGIGEMLNVEKLEAVAAEKRFDCKNHPCLCGEEGLKLIKADIAEGTNALAIAACSRRVNFDIFKFDGCVVDRVNLREGVVWSHKREEFPGPVTDDEKADEYFLDRIQQMADDYIRMGMARIEKIAIPEPYQLENFSKKILVIGGGVTGMGAALDAAAAGYEVTIVEKDDVLGGYAAKMRKQMPVQMPFESLIPPVASDQIKAVEASSKIDVKTGTVVARIAGQPGDFTVTFKKPGEKIEFDVPLAVPEAQRYDENGKALDVDQIREIYVKINEGRADVLQFDPNGTKYGAVILAAGWRPAELDADAFAHLGVGNADVITNHQFEMMAKEGKVVRPSDGRPAKNVVFVQSPGKDGDDTDFDYCGSVTSMVALKQAKYVREDYADGKAYVIYQHMRTPGLQENFYKSMQQDPGVFMTKGEVTAVESAADGLVVTAANTLLGEEIQIKADLVVLAAGMVPATKDDPVVNLAYRQGPGFREIKSFDGYADSNFICFPYETQRTGVYAAGAIRRSQTIEESMEDATGAALKAIQCVESSNRGMAVHPRSGDMTFPDFFFQRCTQCKRCTEECPFGALDDDERGTPKPNPTRCRRCGTCMGACPERIIGFADYSIDSVGSMVKSVWVPSDMDFDEPPMRILGFVCENDAYPALDMAAMNRLSYHADVRIIPVRCLGSVNVIWIKDALSQGMDGVFMMGCKHGDDYQCHFIKGSELMDVRSSKMGDTLTSLGLEDERIAQFEIAIDEYDKAPELINKFVARVEEMGPNPFKGF; encoded by the coding sequence ATGCAGAAGAAATATGGCGTATACATCTGTACCGGATGCGGTATCGGTGAAATGCTGAATGTGGAAAAACTTGAGGCTGTTGCCGCAGAAAAACGCTTTGACTGTAAAAATCATCCCTGCCTCTGTGGCGAGGAAGGTCTGAAGCTGATCAAGGCGGATATTGCTGAAGGTACTAATGCTCTGGCCATTGCCGCCTGCTCCCGCAGGGTCAATTTTGATATTTTCAAGTTTGACGGTTGTGTGGTGGATAGGGTGAATCTCCGTGAAGGGGTTGTCTGGAGCCATAAGCGGGAAGAATTCCCCGGGCCTGTCACAGACGATGAAAAGGCCGATGAGTATTTTCTGGACCGTATTCAGCAGATGGCGGATGACTACATCCGTATGGGAATGGCCCGCATAGAAAAGATTGCCATTCCTGAGCCCTATCAGCTGGAAAACTTCTCCAAGAAGATTCTGGTCATAGGTGGTGGTGTAACAGGCATGGGTGCTGCCCTGGATGCGGCTGCTGCCGGTTACGAAGTGACCATTGTGGAAAAAGATGATGTGCTGGGTGGTTATGCGGCAAAAATGCGTAAGCAGATGCCCGTACAGATGCCCTTTGAGTCTCTGATTCCGCCCGTTGCAAGTGATCAGATCAAGGCCGTGGAAGCATCTTCTAAAATTGATGTGAAAACGGGAACCGTAGTTGCCCGTATTGCGGGTCAGCCCGGTGATTTCACCGTGACCTTTAAAAAGCCCGGTGAAAAAATTGAATTTGACGTGCCTCTGGCCGTTCCCGAAGCCCAGCGTTACGATGAAAACGGCAAGGCCCTGGATGTGGATCAGATCCGTGAGATTTATGTAAAAATCAATGAGGGTCGTGCCGATGTTCTGCAGTTTGATCCCAATGGCACCAAGTACGGAGCCGTTATTCTTGCTGCGGGCTGGCGTCCTGCGGAACTGGATGCCGATGCCTTTGCACATCTGGGAGTGGGTAATGCAGATGTCATCACCAACCATCAGTTTGAAATGATGGCCAAAGAAGGCAAGGTGGTTCGTCCTTCAGACGGGCGTCCTGCCAAGAATGTGGTCTTTGTCCAGAGTCCCGGTAAGGATGGGGATGATACTGACTTTGATTACTGCGGTTCCGTCACCTCCATGGTGGCCCTTAAGCAGGCCAAATATGTCCGGGAAGACTATGCCGATGGTAAGGCCTATGTGATCTACCAGCACATGCGCACCCCCGGTCTTCAGGAGAATTTCTATAAATCCATGCAGCAGGATCCCGGCGTCTTTATGACCAAGGGAGAAGTGACTGCTGTGGAAAGTGCTGCCGATGGCCTTGTGGTCACAGCCGCCAATACCCTTCTGGGTGAAGAAATTCAGATAAAAGCCGACCTTGTGGTGCTTGCCGCTGGTATGGTTCCTGCTACCAAAGATGATCCTGTTGTTAACCTTGCCTATCGTCAGGGTCCCGGTTTCCGGGAAATTAAATCCTTTGACGGATATGCTGACTCCAACTTCATCTGCTTTCCCTATGAAACCCAGCGTACCGGTGTGTATGCCGCAGGTGCCATCAGGAGAAGCCAGACCATTGAAGAGTCTATGGAAGATGCAACGGGTGCTGCCCTCAAGGCCATCCAGTGCGTGGAGTCTTCCAACCGCGGTATGGCAGTCCACCCCCGTTCCGGCGACATGACCTTCCCGGACTTTTTCTTCCAGCGCTGTACCCAGTGCAAGCGTTGTACGGAAGAGTGTCCCTTTGGTGCCCTGGATGATGATGAGCGCGGTACGCCCAAGCCCAATCCCACCCGTTGCCGCCGCTGTGGTACCTGTATGGGTGCCTGCCCTGAACGCATCATCGGTTTTGCAGACTACTCCATTGATTCCGTTGGTTCCATGGTAAAAAGTGTCTGGGTTCCTTCGGATATGGACTTTGATGAGCCTCCCATGCGTATTCTGGGTTTTGTCTGTGAAAATGACGCATATCCGGCTCTGGATATGGCTGCTATGAATCGCCTTTCCTATCATGCGGATGTGCGTATTATTCCGGTACGCTGCCTGGGTTCCGTCAACGTCATCTGGATTAAAGATGCCCTTTCCCAGGGTATGGACGGCGTATTCATGATGGGATGCAAACATGGTGACGACTATCAGTGTCACTTTATCAAGGGTTCCGAGCTGATGGATGTGCGTTCAAGCAAGATGGGGGATACCCTCACAAGTCTTGGTCTTGAAGATGAGCGCATTGCCCAGTTCGAGATTGCCATTGATGAGTATGACAAGGCACCGGAGCTGATAAACAAGTTTGTGGCAAGAGTTGAAGAAATGGGTCCGAACCCCTTCAAGGGCTTCTGA
- the aprB gene encoding adenylyl-sulfate reductase subunit beta — MPSFVIAEKCDGCKGGEKTACMYICPNDLMVLDPNAMKAYNQEPDACWECFSCIKICPNQAIGVRGYSDFVPMGSDLVPMMGTEDIMWTCKFRNGVVKRFKFPIRTTAEGTANAYEGAKGKDLDSEFLFTEEETGFKQAAPEAPPVWKS, encoded by the coding sequence ATGCCAAGCTTTGTAATCGCAGAAAAATGTGACGGATGCAAAGGCGGAGAGAAAACTGCTTGCATGTACATCTGCCCCAATGACCTTATGGTGCTGGATCCCAACGCCATGAAGGCCTACAACCAGGAGCCGGATGCATGCTGGGAGTGTTTCTCCTGTATCAAAATTTGCCCGAACCAGGCCATTGGCGTTCGCGGCTATTCTGACTTCGTTCCCATGGGTTCCGATCTTGTCCCCATGATGGGTACCGAAGACATTATGTGGACCTGTAAGTTCCGGAACGGCGTTGTGAAGCGCTTCAAGTTCCCCATCCGGACTACTGCTGAAGGTACTGCCAATGCATACGAAGGTGCCAAGGGCAAGGATCTTGATTCTGAATTCCTGTTCACGGAAGAGGAAACCGGATTCAAGCAGGCTGCTCCAGAAGCACCTCCTGTATGGAAATCCTGA